One segment of Candidatus Obscuribacterales bacterium DNA contains the following:
- a CDS encoding F0F1 ATP synthase subunit C, whose product WIAIASIVTAGITIAIGSIGPALGEGRALAQALSALAQQPDEAATITRTLFVGMALVESTGIYCLVVSLILLFANPYWAYLIEQGG is encoded by the coding sequence TTGGATTGCGATCGCTTCTATTGTCACCGCTGGCATCACCATCGCCATTGGTTCCATTGGCCCAGCCCTAGGAGAAGGACGCGCCCTGGCCCAAGCCCTCAGCGCCCTAGCCCAGCAGCCCGATGAAGCCGCCACCATCACCCGTACCTTATTTGTTGGTATGGCGCTAGTAGAATCCACTGGGATTTACTGCTTAGTGGTGTCCTTAATTTTACTATTTGCTAATCCCTACTGGGCCTATTTGATTGAGCAAGGAGGCTAG